From one Lycium barbarum isolate Lr01 chromosome 6, ASM1917538v2, whole genome shotgun sequence genomic stretch:
- the LOC132599756 gene encoding transcription factor bHLH95-like → MTRKGMDEGGGNCITWEKQRWSFSNSDNSGGNGVKPAGKELPDISDDVARETKGGGRKRSVSAMNGGKGNGEGNEGKANEGDQSDHDMHIWTEKERRKKMRNMFSNLHALLPQLPPKADKSTIVDEAVNYIKTLQHTLEKLQRQKLERLHGMATMMNPSIISSSIISREAFLADQGSTNNATLSMPHLPAFFQTWTSPNVILNVCGDEAHISVCCPKKTGLLSTICYVLEKHKIEVVSAQISSNQHRCMYTIQARRASGAADQFSEASPVEEIYKQATGEIILWVSSQ, encoded by the exons ATGACGAGAAAGGGAATGGATGAGGGCGGTGGGAATTGTATCACATGGGAAAAGCAGAGATGGTCTTTTTCGAATTCAGATAACTCAGGTGGGAATGGGGTAAAACCAGCTGGCAAGGAGTTACCCGATATCTCTGATGATGTTGCTAGGGAGACAAAGGGTGGCGGTAGAAAGAGGAGTGTGTCAGCAATGAACGGTGGCAAGGGAAATGGAGAAGGGAATGAAGGAAAAGCTAATGAAGGAGATCAGTCAGATCATGATATGCATATATGGACAGAAAAAGAGAGGAGGAAGAAGATGAGGAACATGTTCTCTAATCTTCATGCTTTGCTTCCTCAACTTCCTCCTAAG GCAGACAAGTCGACCATTGTGGATGAAGCAGTGAACTACATCAAGACACTCCAGCATACCCTTGAAAAGCTTCAGCGACAAAAGCTGGAGAGGCTCCATGGCATGGCAACTATGATGAATCCTTCAATAATCAGCTCCAGTATTATTAGTAGGGAGGCATTTTTAGCTGATCAGGGATCTACAAATAACGCAACACTTTCAATGCCTCATTTGCCAGCATTCTTTCAAACTTGGACATCTCCCAATGTTATCCTAAATGTTTGTGGCGACGAAGCTCACATTAGCGTCTGTTGTCCCAAAAAAACAGGCCTTTTAAGTACCATTTGTTATGTATTAGAGAAGCACAAGATAGAGGTGGTATCTGCCCAAATTTCATCAAATCAACACAGATGCATGTACACAATTCAAGCCCGCCGT GCAAGTGGAGCTGCAGATCAATTCTCCGAAGCCTCTCCCGTGGAAGAAATATACAAGCAAGCAACAGGAGAGATAATTCTATGGGTGTCTTCCCAGTGA